The Deltaproteobacteria bacterium DNA segment TGGCTGCCCGAACTGCTCGTGGTAACGCCGCACCGCCTCGGTCAAGGCCTCGAGATGGCGGCCAAGCGTCAGTTCGTGGAGGCGCTGTTGGACCACTTGGCGCAAAGAGTCGTCCCGCGTCGAGGCCGCCAGTTCCGTCAGGAAGGACTCGGCCGCCCGGTTGTCCACGCCTTGCGCATAGATGATAGCCGCTAGCCGAGATACATACGGATCAGCACCAGGCAGAGCTGCCGCACGGCCCAGATGAAACGCTGCCGGCTGCAGGTCATCTTTGAAGAAGTAGTAATTGAAGCCCACCAACCAGTGCAGATACCAATCATCCGGGAATTGTCGCAAGCCCTTGTGCAGCAAGGCGATCCCATCGTCGGGCAGGTTGGCCTCCCAGGGCAAGATCACGCCGGCAAAACGGTAGACATGCTGGGCCCGCGGGTCCAAGTCGGTGACCACCTCGCACATCTTCGCCAACCAGCGATACGAGCGGTCGCTGCGGTAGTGGAGGCCGAAGTAACTGATAGTGCGAAACCACAGAACGTCGGCGACCGCGCTGGCATGGCCGAGCGAGGCCACACGCACAAAGCGGGAATCGGGCACATAGGTGAAATCGTGCTCACCGGCCGGCGGCTGAGTTTGTTCAAGTACACCGCTGGCGTAGCGTAAGCCGGCGGCGAGAGCGACGGCCGTACCGGCCATGACGATGCCGGCGAGCGACCGGAGCAACGGCGCGTGGGCGTGGACTGTACCGGCAGCAGGTGGGCGGCGGCTGCGCGGAAGCTGGTGCCCCGCGGTGACATTGCTGTTGGTCATCCCTACGTCCCTACCTCCGGAATCGGGCACTCCCGCGCACAGTCGAGCCACGGGTAACAAACCATCGCACAAATGCAAGCAGGAAGTGCACAGCCAGTCAGTGGGATAGCGGGCGTGAAGTCTGAGTCGGCGTGAAAGCGGCGGCTTGCTGTGCGCGGGAGTGGTGTAGTACGAAACAGGCCGGATGGTGGAGGTTGGGCAATGACCCTGAGGCTGGCGCGGGTGGCGCCGTTGTTGTTCGGCTCCGGGGCGTGCGCGCTGATCTATCAAGTGGCGTGGCTGCGGGAGATGCGCCTGATCTTCGGGGCCTCGACCGCGGCCTCCGCGGCGGTGCTGGCGATCTTCATGGGCGGGCTCGGCCTGGGCAGCGCGCTCCTGGGGCGGCGGGCCGACCGCCACCCGCGGCCGCTGGCCTTCTATGCCAATCTGGAGTTGATGATCGCGGCCTCAGCCGCTTTGACTCCAGGCCTGGTGTGGATTGCGCGGCAAGCGTACGTCGCGCTCGGCGGCTCGGTGGTGTTGGGGTTGGGCCTGGCAACCATCACGCGATTGCTGCTGGCGACGCTGGTGCTGTGCGTGCCGACGATCCTGATGGGCGGCACGCTGCCCGCCGCCGCCAAGGCGGTGGAAACCGACGAAGACATCAACCGGCGGCATCTCGCGGTGCTTTACGGTACCAACACCCTGGGCGCGGTCACCGGCGCGTTCGTCTCCACCTTCTTCATGCTCGAAGTGTTGGGGACGCGCAGCACGCTCTGGTGTGCCGCGCTGTTCAACGTGTTAGTCGGAATCACCGCGCGTGCCATGGCGCGCCGGCAGGGGACGCGCCCGGCGGCGCCGCCGGCTATAGCAGCCGATGAGGCAACAACGGCAGTAGCACCGGCGGGGTTTGTTTTGGGTGCGGCGGCGGCCGTCGGCTTCTCCTTCTTGCTCATGGAGCTGGTGTGGTATCGCATGCTCGGGCCGTTGTTGGGCGGTTCGTCCTTCACCTTCGGACTCATTCTGGCGGTGGCGCTGTTCGGCATCGGGGTGGGGGGCGTGGCCTACGCGCTGACCGGCAACCAACGGCGCGCAACGCTCACCGGTTTTGCGCTGACGTGCTCGCTCGAAGCCGTCTGCGTAGCGTATCCCTATGCCTTGGGCGATCGCGTTGCGTTCCTCGCCATCTTGTTACGCCCATTAGGCAGCCTCGGATTCGGCGGGTTGGTACTGAGCTGGGCGCTGGTTACCGGGCTGGTGGTGTTGCCGGCCGCGGTCATATCCGGAATCCAATTTCCGCTGTTGATTGCACTCCTCGGCCGCGGGGGTGAGCGCGTCGGGCGCCACGTGGGCCAGGCGTACGCCTGGAACACCCTGGGCGCGATCGCCGGCTCACTGGCCGGTGGTTTCGGGTTGTTGCCGGGCCTATCGGCGCCGGGCGCGTGGTCTGCAGTGGTGATAATTTTGGTGGCGCTCGGGGTCGTGGCAACCGTCTTGGGGTTGCGGGCAGAGCGCCAACTGCTGCGCACGGCCCTGCCGGTGGCGGCGGCGCTGACTGCGATACTGATGCTGCGGGCTACGGGACCGACGGCGGCGTGGCGACACAGCCCGATCGGGGCTGGACGCGCGGACCAAGCCCACGCCACGCGCAATAGCTTGCAAGACTGGGCCAACGCCCGCCGCCGTCACGTTCGCTGGCAGGTGGACGGCGTCGAGAGCAGCGTAGCACTGGATGCCGGCAACTCGTACGCCTTCGTGGTCAACGGCAAGACCGACGGCAACGCGCGCAACGATGCCCCAACGCAGGTGATGACCGGCCTGGTGGGAGCCATCCTGCACCCGCAAGCGCGCCGAGCTTTGGTGGTGGGCTTGGGCACCGGCAGCAGTGCCGGCTGGCTCGGGGCCGTCCCGACGATGGAACGGGTGGATGTAGTGGAACTTGAGCCCGCGATTGTCGACGTGGCTCGCGCCTGCACCCCGGTCAATCAGGACGTATTGGCCAATCCGAAAGTGCGGATTCACATCGCCGATGCGCGCGAGGTACTGCTGACTACGCCCGAGCGCTACGATCTGATCTTCTCCGAGCCCTCCAACCCTTACCGAGCCGGCATCGCCAGCTTGTTCACACGGGAGTTCTATGAGTCGGCCGCATTGCGCTTGGCCGAGGGCGGTATCTTCTTGCAGTGGCTGCAAGCATACGAGGTCGATAGCCAAACCGTCCGCACCGTCTTCGCCACCCTGGCATCGGTATTCCCGTCGGTGGAGGTTTGGCGAACGGCTGATGTGGATCTGTTGCTGCTGGGGACAATGAAGCCGATCAGGTACGACCTGCCGGCTTTGCGGGCCCGGGTGCAGCAGGAACCCTTCAAGACGGCGCTGGCCGTCGCTTGGCGCACAACCAGTGTCGAAGGATTCCTGGCGCGCTACGTCGCCGGTCCGTCGCTCGTTTCGGCGATCGCTCAACTCGAAGGCAGCTTTCTCAACACCGATGATCAGACGCTGGTTGAGTATGCCATGGCTCGCAGCGTGGGAAGGAGCAACCTGTTCAACATCGCCGATCTGCGGCAACTTGCGCGCGCACGGCGGGAAGACCGCCCACCGTTAGGCAGCGAGGCGCTCGATTGGGCCGGGGTGGAGGACGAGCGCATTGCGCTGTACACTGCAGTGGGCGTTGCTCCGCCGCTGTGGAGTGACTTGACCGCCGACCAGCAATCGCGCGCAAAGGCCCAGATCAAGTATCTGGAGGGCAATTCCGCCGCCGCGCTGGCGGCGTGGCGTGCGCAATCCCGCGAGCCGGTGGGGCTGGTCGAGCTGCTCGTGCTCGGGGAGGTCTTGGCCGATCGTGGCGATGAAGCCGCCGCCCGCTATATCGAATCATTGCGCCACCAACAGCCGATCGAGGCCGATGCCATGCTCGGCCACCTGCGCTGGCGGCAAGGGCGGTTGCAGGAGGCGGCCGCCGCGCTCACGGCTGCGTTCATCGCCTATCGGAGCGATCCGTGGCCGCTGCCGCACGTGCTGGGCCGGGCTCTTGAGGTGGCAACAGCGGTTGCAG contains these protein-coding regions:
- a CDS encoding fused MFS/spermidine synthase: MTLRLARVAPLLFGSGACALIYQVAWLREMRLIFGASTAASAAVLAIFMGGLGLGSALLGRRADRHPRPLAFYANLELMIAASAALTPGLVWIARQAYVALGGSVVLGLGLATITRLLLATLVLCVPTILMGGTLPAAAKAVETDEDINRRHLAVLYGTNTLGAVTGAFVSTFFMLEVLGTRSTLWCAALFNVLVGITARAMARRQGTRPAAPPAIAADEATTAVAPAGFVLGAAAAVGFSFLLMELVWYRMLGPLLGGSSFTFGLILAVALFGIGVGGVAYALTGNQRRATLTGFALTCSLEAVCVAYPYALGDRVAFLAILLRPLGSLGFGGLVLSWALVTGLVVLPAAVISGIQFPLLIALLGRGGERVGRHVGQAYAWNTLGAIAGSLAGGFGLLPGLSAPGAWSAVVIILVALGVVATVLGLRAERQLLRTALPVAAALTAILMLRATGPTAAWRHSPIGAGRADQAHATRNSLQDWANARRRHVRWQVDGVESSVALDAGNSYAFVVNGKTDGNARNDAPTQVMTGLVGAILHPQARRALVVGLGTGSSAGWLGAVPTMERVDVVELEPAIVDVARACTPVNQDVLANPKVRIHIADAREVLLTTPERYDLIFSEPSNPYRAGIASLFTREFYESAALRLAEGGIFLQWLQAYEVDSQTVRTVFATLASVFPSVEVWRTADVDLLLLGTMKPIRYDLPALRARVQQEPFKTALAVAWRTTSVEGFLARYVAGPSLVSAIAQLEGSFLNTDDQTLVEYAMARSVGRSNLFNIADLRQLARARREDRPPLGSEALDWAGVEDERIALYTAVGVAPPLWSDLTADQQSRAKAQIKYLEGNSAAALAAWRAQSREPVGLVELLVLGEVLADRGDEAAARYIESLRHQQPIEADAMLGHLRWRQGRLQEAAAALTAAFIAYRSDPWPLPHVLGRALEVATAVAAADKQLGEQLLEALTTPFAILALDEERRSAVLKIATQLNFDKYCLPALEALEPHAPWQREVLRARVRCYRAAGHPRVEQAEEDWGAFLAGEPAAFGRGLEAAAPEAAAGVEASTSTKRTGAQ